In Drosophila santomea strain STO CAGO 1482 chromosome 3L, Prin_Dsan_1.1, whole genome shotgun sequence, a single window of DNA contains:
- the LOC120450111 gene encoding uncharacterized protein LOC120450111 isoform X3, with protein sequence MERRQALDSSMSSLYSVASSSNPNPRQPHTGHQLQTQQSQQSQQSQLDAFNYSATMSSSSPTPSQAMSTAMSTGTGTTHTTPPSSSSLRATTIGTVVVRCGPIQLVIALLQSPEKIYIKVVELEPKITALGENLDESLRMQREHDETLRNLQSLPGPMDEFVQKADKLLASKRISSELVNAMADTLNIIWQDILNLLQDRQHLLILCTQFHDKMTQCFRKMDQLELACEETLHPPDVPRVQEFLNRFKQLRIDMLTGVMAALKDGNELLAQLEELEKLETLDTRPEHIKRDATRAVHQVQQWLEALHDRRNALELAWQTRKIQMEQCLALALLGRELVDLEAALQQARMELNTMYSLGECEHTANEMLTKYREWKQQALLLRDRALKITRAKEKVQSAGHFTEEDACARAYAVLSGCTEHLDLVDQREHWLHQSREFFAKAEHTVSVLEKLELELTSVKLPPHSPESYAMYSKVDRDVRNFTEEPLRLGYGILDEVGRTQPETQGVKRVLDELENRKIYIQGICANSSEDQQKVQRALSEFLSHHNELLAWLRASGQLQLQQSVDMGSNLQQAKQFLLQHHELMQDLEIKGELINLLLESIKVHLESLSPQERYDVDSKAESLHKHWIELKDLVLKRVDYVSLLIDFFELANELSSQLDNLQRQLQQTPDEHKLQFLQATWTGIASTFGEMKSRGQRFINLKIVDPYLETKSSAQAVQETLNDFSKRQVDVTSSLENWTTNIAEKREVEYLLDKVMSDNEETVAKSTQVDTQLYPVFTSQSVDSKQLLISTREKLTNVTQDIERAQDEIQQRIQTTLGIQTKDQPSLAKIEQVINNLRMLKAKLDGIKYDYRTLVESVVQFLENIVQLRREIDDYFARQQKEPASGADRSIAEHEKFRDQCMDKFRSLITQSELLIDRVRVLEPPGAREIDTDRILKLLENLRLHFESNSSARMSTLERLEKIEQFRSDLEDIDRSLDSVSQQLHEINNQSVDSLAAAKTTSLAFEYFERTIECSMPRQLKSTRHQRRWGQTAHTIELLEKRIEKFTESTSQQLFITNPESERYVKDELRKLNDKWQSFKDQVKQKRKSLNQATDFFEVVEKIDAEYREISYFYTSVSNKVPYLRDSVEAGNLVNDIENYVTSREAALRSKLDSASQCAHDMNKVSSLYNDVMNIFQSFIKLKMDINVVQERLKHEQRQKEQRERDARDQAEREKAIKEAEAKERLHREEQSRLESQRQQAAIEQAQRELAARELALREQAVREEESRLQAIREQASREQLAREQAAREEELRIQSLREIARREEEVRLQNIRDEETRIRREEEERIRRENESRSKREEEARIQREEITRLQTLRDQVDQQRIVTENIRKDIQVNSIFTELRYASPLFTRPLKDAVTREGDRFVFECEVTGTPEPAVEWFKDGISIQTNSDYKTTFDKGICRLVIEETFAADSARFSCRASNLVGTCDTNATLSVRENAAEVQLVPPRILRFLQSGKATEGSSFQFACVVAGVPLPTVQWFKNDKCIDDSPDYVISYNNGEATLKFEEVFLEDDAVYTCSASNPAGIEHCSASLIVEPLEPTELPSFKVPLSNAMARVGQKIKLEAIVGGIPRPEVYWLHNGKPFQPRDSKYEYGRVTLIIPQAYPNDAGSYVLSAKNLAGEAYTSCNVIVKGRLPNETSDSEMASDIEPIKPAVHLPLKDVSIFEGKPVRLDCVIVGQPEPEVIWYHNERPVKESADVQLLFQGDRCSLIIQEVYQEDAGHYKVVAINSAGEASSSCELKVTPLNQAEPATRAQAERQSLPKDSQPKFERLLSDVLADEGEQVVLEVQASGDQPLTAQWFLTNKELHLDHRITTQSDSELGIFKLILNNVSGDDKGVYTVKVTNPAGDAKCFSHLIVKSVNAPENRRSSQSSVEIIDRHQCPEFKELFSDKQGEIDEVIKFECIVKGKPTPKVHWFFNDQPVHGHNFLVSTSGERQVLTIQKLTHDAVGKISCVAENEAGKATCVAFLNIRGSGLPASSDVQTVSQEHNTESSRVTIKKQTFTTTSTSQVNSYEGNAPQTEVHHSSAHIDQSLKQLGQQRPEIVESHHYQELHKSKEMSSPSVQQKSFSFIQSSGANGQSAVAIPDSPTRLRREIAPRFTTPLSGKIVDQGADVSMEAIYDGFPSPEIKVEKNGGQLFEDAHTRISNKCNRVTIELKQVGVADAGRYAVTASNTVGQSTSTADLVVKKTIFPPVFGRRLQAQVSKKGEKLTMEVEVTGLPEPTVTWLKDDKPLKDAGISEHRLLAQGNSYRLIIEKAQTTDSGKYMVRATNAGGEAKSIADCAILEPSPERLQEVVKTIVYETGPVAPASEFKTEVPNQSQNSENQQSYQSSQTEVTSANDLHGLSESKVITEHRCTTEATMRLEHKSNYLDLPELTARPKTPTTNDTITITTNTATASMDQPDLTQPTITTTTTNKAPPPVPPKPCTPVVATTYGQQQQPPQTLTSTRYEQSEHKSTTSSSSFDYFKKIDEETIIQRPNPLTFKPLETVVRQPQAQSLAEELRSLNLIPGDAPEFCYSPKTERSEPKIPLITEKIKILSEVQPKEPPPQGGVPVFPPPLGLQTVQHESTTTKEVKVEYGQPIVRPAAVLATPAQQNPRSPSPKPSAEGVAMSRLWTPTGVTGYTSDVEQKSEKTVISKLATPTPTKELNAPFLVNQIVKSIPTTSPVTHLVNVVLEPGTPPEICFAPKVEETRRRSLVETMEQKLEQNLIQGPSKVLPHSVPTLTPNTAPPVQSKPLGNTTYRPPPPVLPTRLGIYESDYESDRYKYSGSESDVEPGVRKQPQLTAMETSFKSSGYTADTEEHSSYRKSESSFYETKSSSTIGSAPPQTQFPKLQPEPPAPIYFTPKPQPQVQPQAPPSQSNVHSQEAKDYKYTSSSMTSNYSHNMQSSSSSSHHETKFSSTSAPPPVVTYPSPIPAQRKTPAAEFSDYSSEIDERFRSVSRTNESDAEIKGYRVVFPPTPTPRTNIATNGHKSPVVVITPSPMEFEPTPQDYARPKFEPIGKEIRHEIKTETSSKQSKFMQNQHQSQPVFKTKPVAAKFIAATQQQQQKQPQATARPTMYYNAVAGAPMHVAKMATETKNVMQMHESTESSQRVVNMQQTKRVIHFDSAQEQRDQQILEPIPYSPATSRTPSRQSHLPPPATPTKFVPGEFRESDYESEVDGARIQPLWSPYGDGLTKGFRRVAPPQGAGRSCSLPRTYERVLSPMEFDRGPEMPSKIHVDINTLRKEQRGGSTVTTQNRTQSLNRNTTMRKQQQHQQQQQQQQSMDQIDRAGTLPRYGYGSLQQQAENQGRRMGSTFLQKSHQFVDDVSREIRSSASNGIRPGFKRAPSEGSSQQPQAFRDESRVSQYDQGTQTDSLLITEEEPAHEATDQPLGNGVNKTPLRKSASFSSTSTSSPGSSFMGSATSTMSLRSSTPMRSNNHSQSSRALRSDTINTFQKWETTIESISYVSTKTVSISDFSQEPQLREQTVN encoded by the exons ATGGAACGCCGCCAAGCCCTAGACTCATCGATGTCTTCGCTCTACTCGGTCGCCTCCTCCTCGAATCCCAATCCCCGCCAGCCGCACACCGGCCACCAACTTCAGACGCAGCAGTCCCAGCAATCTCAGCAGTCCCAGCTAGACGCCTTCAATTATTCAGCAACAATGTCATCATCGTCGCCGACTCCAAGTCAGGCCATGTCCACAGCCATGTCCACGGGCACGGGCACCACCCACACCACACCgccatcctcctcctccctgAGAGCCACCACCATTGGCACCGTTGTCGTCCGATGCGGACCCATCCAGCTGGTGATAGCGCTCCTACAA AGTCCGGAAAAGATCTACATCAAAGTGGTGGAATTGGAGCCAAAGATCACAGCGCTTGGGGAGAATCTGGACGAATCTCTGCGCATGCAAAGGGAGCATGATGAAACTCTTCGCAACCTACAG AGTCTGCCAGGACCAATGGATGAGTTCGTCCAGAAGGCGGACAAACTGTTGGCTAGCAAGCGCATCAGTTCGGAACTGGTCAATGCCATGGCCGATACGCTCAACATCATTTGGCAGGACATACTGAATCTTCTGCAGGATCGTCAGCACCTTCTGATACTGTGCACACAGTTCCACGATAAGATGACGCAGTGCTTCAGGAAGATGGACCAACTGGAACTGGCCTGCGAGGAGACACTCCATCCACCGGATGTGCCGCGTGTCCAGGAATTCCTGAACAGATTCAAGCAGCTGAGGATAGACATGCTCACCGGTGTGATGGCAGCCCTGAAAGATGGCAATGAGCTGCTGGCGCAACTGGAGGAGTTGGAAAAGCTGGAGACTCTCGATACAAGACCGGAGCACATTAAACGAGACGCAACGAGGGCAGTTCACCAAGTTCAGCAGTGGCTAGAGGCTCTGCACGACCGGAGAAACGCCCTAGAACTCGCCTGGCAGACGAGGAAAATCCAAATGGAGCAGTGTCTCGCATTGGCATTGTTGGGTAGGGAATTAGTCGACCTGGAGGCAGCTCTCCAGCAAGCCAGAATGGAGCTGAATACCATGTACAGCCTGGGCGAGTGCGAGCACACGGCCAATGAAATGCTCACCAAATACAGGGAGTGGAAACAGCAGGCCCTACTCCTCCGGGATCGTGCTCTTAAGATCACGCGAGCCAAGGAGAAGGTCCAGTCCGCTGGTCACTTCACCGAAGAAGACGCATGTGCTAGGGCTTATGCGGTCTTAAGTGGCTGCACAGAGCACTTGGATCTGGTGGATCAGCGAGAACACTGGCTGCATCAATCCCGAGAGTTTTTCGCCAAGGCTGAGCACACTGTGAGTGTTCTGGAGAAACTAGAACTGGAGCTGACCAGCGTGAAACTGCCTCCTCATTCGCCGGAGAGCTATGCCATGTACTCCAAAGTGGATCGCGATGTTCGCAACTTTACCGAGGAACCTTTGCGCTTGGGTTATGGCATTCTCGACGAAGTGGGACGCACTCAGCCGGAGACTCAAGGTGTGAAGAGAGTCCTTGACGAGTTGGAGAACAGGAAGATTTACATCCAGGGAATCTGTGCCAACAGCAGCGAGGATCAGCAGAAGGTTCAGCGAGCATTGAGCGAATTCCTGAGCCACCACAATGAGCTTTTGGCCTGGCTGAGAGCCTCCGGCCAACTCCAATTGCAGCAAAGCGTGGATATGGGCTCAAATCTCCAACAGGCCAAGCAGTTCCTTCTCCAGCACCATGAACTCATGCAGGATCTCGAG ATAAAAGGCGAACTGATCAACCTGCTGCTCGAATCCATCAAGGTCCATCTGGAATCCTTGAGTCCGCAAGAGCGCTACGATGTGGACTCCAAGGCGGAATCCCTGCACAAGCATTGGATCGAACTTAAGGACCTGGTTCTTAAGCGCGTGGACTACGTGTCCTTGCTGATAGACTTCTTTGAGCTGGCCAACGAGCTCTCCAGCCAGCTGGACAACTTGCAGCGCCAACTGCAGCAAACTCCAGACGAGCACAAGCTGCAATTCCTCCAGGCCACTTGGACGGGCATCGCATCCACCTTCGGAGAGATGAAGTCCCGCGGACAGCGATTCATCAACCTAAAA ATTGTGGATCCATATCTCGAGACCAAATCCTCGGCACAGGCGGTGCAAGAGACGCTGAACGACTTCAGTAAGCGGCAGGTCGACGTGACGAGCAGTTTGGAGAATTGGACAACGAACATTGCGGAGAAGCGAGAAGTCGAATATCTACTCGATAAAGTCATGAGCGACAACGAGGAG ACCGTGGCCAAGAGCACCCAGGTGGACACGCAGTTGTACCCCGTATTCACTTCCCAGAGCGTGGACTCCAAGCAGCTGTTGATCAGCACCCGCGAGAAGCTGACTAACGTGACCCAGGACATCGAACGGGCCCAGGATGAGATACAGCAGCGCATCCAGACGACGCTGGGCATTCAGACCAAGGATCAGCCATCGCTGGCCAAGATCGAGCAGGTGATCAACAACCTGCGCATGCTGAAGGCCAAGTTGGACGGCATCAAGTACGATTATCGCACTTTGGTGGAGAGTGTGGTTCAGTTTCTGGAGAACATAGTGCAGCTGCGTCGCGAAATCGACGACTACTTCGCCAGGCAGCAGAAAGAACCCGCATCCGGCGCTGATCGCAGCATTGCGGAGCACGAGAAATTCCGCGATCAGTGCATGGATAAATTTAGATCGCTAATCACACAATCCGAGCTGCTGATCGATCGAGTGCGCGTACTGGAACCGCCGGGTGCCCGGGAAATCGACACCGACCGCATACTGAAGCTGCTCGAGAACCTGCGCCTTCACTTCGAGTCCAACAGCAGTGCACGCATGTCCACCCTAGAGCGTCTGGAGAAGATCGAGCAGTTCCGCTCCGATCTCGAGGACATCGATCGAAGCCTGGACAGCGTTAGCCAGCAGCTGCACGAGATCAACAACCAGAGCGTCGACAGTCTGGCGGCGGCCAAAACCACGTCGCTGGCGTTTGAGTATTTTGAACGGACCATAGAG TGTTCAATGCCCAGGCAATTGAAATCAACGCGCCATCAGCGACGCTGGGGCCAAACAGCCCACACGATTGAG CTGCTCGAGAAGCGGATCGAGAAGTTTACGGAGTCCACGAGCCAACAGCTTTTTATTACCAATCCCGAGAGCGAGCGGTACGTCAAGGACGAACTGCGCAAACTCAACGACAAATGGCAGAGCTTCAAGGATCAAGTGAAGCAGAAACGAAAGAGCCTCAACCAGGCGACCGACTTCTTCGAAGTGGTCGAGAAG ATCGACGCGGAGTACCGTGAGATTAGCTACTTTTACACCAGCGTGTCCAACAAGGTTCCATATCTGCGCGATTCCGTGGAAGCGGGAAATTTGGTCAATGATATCGAAAACTATGTGACCAGCCGGGAGGCTGCTCTGCGCTCCAAGTTGGATAGTGCCTCGCAATGTGCCCACGATATGAACAAGGTGTCGTCGCTGTACAACGATGTAATGAACATCTTCCAGTCCTTCATCAAGCTTAAGATGGACATTAATGTGGTGCAAGAGAGGCTGAAGCACGAGCAGCGCCAAAAGGAGCAAAGGGAACGGGATGCTCGCGACCAAGCCGAACGGGAGAAGGCTATAAAGGAAGCGGAGGCCAAGGAAAGACTGCACAGAGAAGAGCAATCCCGCCTGGAGAGCCAGCGCCAGCAGGCGGCCATTGAGCAAGCTCAGAGGGAATTGGCAGCCAGAGAATTGGCTCTGAGGGAGCAAGCTGTCCGGGAGGAGGAGTCTAGACTGCAGGCCATTCGGGAGCAGGCCAGTCGAGAACAATTGGCCAGGGAACAGGCAGCCAGGGAGGAGGAGTTACGCATCCAATCGCTTAGGGAGATTGCCCGCAGGGAAGAGGAAGTGCGCCTCCAAAATATCAGGGATGAGGAAACCCGCATTCGccgcgaggaggaggagcgcaTTCGTAGAGAAAACGAGTCACGATCGAAGCGCGAAGAGGAAGCCCGCATCCAGCGTGAGGAGATCACCAGACTCCAGACCCTACGCGATCAGGTGGACCAGCAGCGAATTGTAACCGAAAACATCCGCAAGGACATTCAGGTTAACTCCATTTTCACGGAGCTGCGCTATGCCTCTCCGCTTTTCACCCGTCCTCTGAAAGATGCAGTTACCCGCGAGGGAGACCGATTCGTCTTCGAATGCGAGGTCACGGGAACTCCGGAACCCGCCGTGGAATGGTTCAAGGATGGCATCAGTATCCAAACTAATTCCGATTATAAGACCACCTTCGATAAGGGAATCTGCAGATTGGTAATCGAGGAAACCTTTGCCGCAGACTCAGCTCGTTTCAGTTGCCGAGCCTCGAATCTGGTGGGTACTTGCGATACTAATGCCACTTTATCCGTCCGGGAAAATGCAGCCGAAGTGCAGTTGGTTCCACCACGGATCCTTCGGTTCTTGCAGAGTGGCAAGGCCACCGAGGGAAGCTCCTTTCAGTTTGCTTGCGTGGTGGCTGGAGTTCCCTTGCCCACTGTTCAGTGGTTCAAAAATGACAAGTGCATCGACGATTCTCCGGATTACGTGATCAGCTACAACAATGGTGAGGCCACTCTGAAGTTCGAGGAGGTCTTTTTGGAGGATGATGCGGTGTACACCTGCAGTGCCTCCAATCCGGCAGGCATTGAACATTGCTCGGCTTCTCTGATTGTGGAAC CTCTGGAACCCACAGAGCTACCCAGTTTCAAGGTTCCCCTTTCAAATGCCATGGCGCGTGTGGGTCAGAAAATCAAGCTGGAGGCCATCGTGGGCGGAATTCCCAGGCCAGAAGTCTACTGGCTGCACAATGGCAAACCCTTCCAGCCGCGCGATTCCAAG TACGAATACGGCCGCGTAACGCTGATAATCCCGCAGGCTTATCCCAACGACGCCGGATCCTACGTCCTGAGCGCCAAGAACCTGGCTGGCGAAGCCTATACCAGTTGCAACGTGATAGTAAAGGGTCGACTGCCCAACGAGACCTCCGATTCCGAGATGGCCAGCGATATAGAACCGATCAAACCCGCCGTGCACTTGCCCCTGAAGGATGTCTCCATATTCGAGGGTAAGCCCGTGAGGCTGGACTGCGTGATTGTGGGTCAACCCGAGCCCGAGGTCATCTGGTACCACAATGAGCGACCTGTTAAGGAGTCCGCCGACGTTCAGTTGCTTTTCCAAGGGGACAGATGCTCCCTAATCATCCAAGAGGTGTACCAAGAGGATGCAGGGCACTACAAGGTGGTGGCCATTAATTCGGCTGGAGAAGCTTCCAGTAGTTGTGAACTCAAGGTTACTCCTCTGAATCAAGCGGAACCTGCCACTCGGGCGCAGGCGGAGAGGCAATCCTTACCGAAAGACTCGCAGCCAAAGTTCGAGAGACTTCTATCCGATGTCTTGGCAGATGAAGGCGAGCAAGTGGTCCTCGAGGTGCAGGCCAGTGGCGACCAACCCTTGACGGCCCAGTGGTTCCTGACCAACAAGGAGCTCCACCTGGATCATCGGATTACCACACAATCCGACTCCGAACTGGGAATCTTTAAACTTATCCTGAACAACGTGAGTGGCGATGACAAGGGTGTGTATACTGTAAAGGTGACCAATCCTGCGGGAGATGCCAAATGCTTTTCGCATCTCATAGTGAAGTCCGTGAATGCTCCCGAAAACCGTAGAAGTAGCCAATCGTCGGTTGAAATCATAGACCGTCACCAGTGTCCCGAATTCAAAGAACTGTTTAGTGACAAACAAGGTGAAATCGATGAGGTGATCAAGTTCGAGTGCATTGTCAAGGGCAAGCCCACACCAAAGGTCCACTGGTTTTTTAACGACCAACCCGTTCATGGTCATAATTTCCTCGTGTCTACAAGTGGAGAACGTCAAGTGCTGACCATTCAGAAGTTAACCCACGATGCCGTGGGCAAGATCAGTTGTGTGGCTGAGAATGAGGCGGGCAAGGCCACCTGTGTGGCCTTTTTGAATATCCGAGGAAGTGGTTTGCCCGCCTCCAGTGATGTTCAGACTGTGAGCCAGGAGCACAACACCGAATCCTCGAGGGTCACGATCAAAAAGCAGACCTTTACCACCACTTCCACCTCGCAGGTCAATTCCTATGAGGGAAATGCTCCTCAAACCGAGGTTCATCACTCCTCCGCTCACATCGATCAATCCCTGAAGCAACTTGGACAACAGCGGCCGGAGATTGTGGAGAGCCATCACTACCAGGAGTTGCATAAGAGCAAGGAGATGAGCAGCCCCAGTGTGCAGCAAAAGTCCTTTAGCTTTATCCAATCCAGTGGAGCCAACGGACAATCCGCAGTAGCAATACCAGACTCGCCCACTCGCCTCAGAAGAGAAATAGCTCCCAGATTCACCACTCCCCTTAGTGGAAAAATCGTGGATCAGGGCGCCGATGTCAGCATGGAGGCCATTTACGATGGCTTTCCGTCGCCCGAGATCAAGGTGGAAAAGAATGGAGGGCAGCTGTTCGAGGATGCCCACACTAGGATCTCCAACAAGTGCAATCGCGTGACCATCGAACTCAAacaagtgggcgtggccgatGCGGGACGATACGCGGTGACAGCCTCCAATACTGTGGGTCAATCCACCAGCACAGCGGACTTGGTCGTTAAAA AGACCATATTCCCGCCTGTTTTTGGCCGACGTCTGCAGGCTCAAGTTAGCAAGAAGGGCGAGAAACTGACCATGGAGGTGGAGGTCACCGGGTTGCCGGAACCGACGGTCACCTGGCTGAAGGACGATAAGCCGCTAAAGGATGCTGGAATTTCCGAGCACCGCTTGCTCGCCCAGGGCAACTCCTACAGGCTGATCATCGAAAAGG CGCAAACGACGGACTCCGGAAAATACATGGTGCGTGCCACAAATGCGGGAGGTGAGGCCAAGAGCATTGCCGACTGTGCCATCCTCGAGCCTTCGCCGGAACGCTTGCAGGAGGTGGTCAAGACGATTGTCTATGAGACGGGTCCTGTGGCTCCGGCCAGCGAATTCAAAACTGAA GTGCCGAATCAAAGTCAGAACAGCGAAAACCAACAGTCGTACCAGAGCAGTCAGACCGAAGTGACTAGTGCCAATGATCTCCACGGTCTGTCCGAGTCGAAAGTGATCACTGAGCATCGTTGCACTACCGAGGCAACCATGCGTCTAGAGCACAAATCGAACTACCTGGATCTGCCCGAGTTGACCGCGCGACCCAAGACACCAACCACAAACGATACTATCACCATCACCACAAACACTGCCACCGCCAGCATGGATCAGCCAGATCTGACACAgcccaccatcaccaccaccaccaccaacaaaGCCCCACCGCCAGTACCACCCAAACCCTGTACGCCCGTGGTGGCCACCACCTatggccaacagcagcaaccaccACAGACGCTGACCAGCACCAGATACGAGCAGAGCGAGCACAAGTCAACCACATCGTCCTCCTCGTTCGACTACTTCAAGAAGATCGATGAAGAGACCATCATCCAGCGGCCAAATCCATTAACATTTAAGCCCCTGGAGACTGTGGTACGACAACCTCAGGCACAATCTCTGGCGGAGGAGCTCAGGAGTCTCAACCTAATACCCGGAGATGCTCCAGAGTTCTGTTACTCACCGAAAACCGAAAGAAGCGAGCCCAAGATACCCCTAATTACTGAGAAAATCAAGATACTTTCCGAGGTCCAACCCAAGGAGCCACCACCACAGGGTGGTGTACCCGTCTTTCCACCTCCTCTGGGTCTCCAAACTGTGCAACACGAAAGCACAACCACTAAGGAGGTGAAGGTGGAGTATGGACAACCAATTGTGCGCCCTGCGGCGGTGTTAGCCACTCCTGCTCAGCAGAACCCACGCTCACCCTCTCCCAAACCCTCCGCCGAAGGAGTGGCCATGTCGAGATTATGGACACCAACTGGGGTCACTGGTTACACCAGTGATGTTGAGCAGAAATCGGAGAAAACAGTAATCTCCAAGCTGGCCACACCAACTCCAACCAAGGAGCTGAATGCACCCTTCCTGGTAAATCAGATAGTAAAGAGCATACCAACAACTTCTCCCGTAACGCACTTGGTGAATGTGGTACTGGAACCAGGGACACCACCAGAGATTTGCTTTGCGCCCAAGGTAGAAGAAACCCGTCGACGTTCCTTGGTTGAGACCATGGAGCAGAAACTGGAACAAAATTTGATCCAGGGACCCAGCAAGGTCTTGCCGCACTCGGTGCCCACCCTGACACCAAACACCGCACCACCTGTTCAGTCGAAACCTTTGGGTAACACCACTTACAGACCACCGCCTCCAGTTCTACCCACCCGATTGGGAATCTACGAAAGCGACTATGAGAGTGATCGGTACAAGTATAGTGGCAGTGAATCGGATGTGGAGCCCGGAGTTCGCAAGCAGCCACAACTGACCGCCATGGAGACCTCCTTTAAGTCCAGTGGCTACACAGCGGATACTGAGGAGCATTCTAGCTACCGCAAGTCGGAGTCAAGTTTTTACGAAACCAAGTCATCGTCCACTATTGGAAGCGCACCACCGCAAACACAGTTCCCGAAGTTGCAGCCTGAGCCACCGGCACCGATTTACTTCACGCCAAAGCCACAACCGCAGGTGCAACCACAGGCGCCACCATCTCAATCGAATGTTCACAGTCAGGAGGCGAAG GACTACAAGTACACCTCCTCGAGTATGACCAGTAACTACTCCCACAACAtgcagagcagcagcagttcctCCCATCACGAGACCAAGTTCTCCTCGACGTCAGCACCGCCACCAGTGGTTACCTATCCTAGTCCTATTCCTGCCCAGAGGAAAACCCCGGCGGCGGAGTTCAGTGACTACAGCAGTGAGATTGATGAACGCTTCCGTTCCGTGTCCCGCACCAATGAATCCGATGCAGAGATCAAGGGGTACCGAGTGGTCTTTCCACCCACGCCTACTCCTCGCACAAACATAGCCACCAATGGCCACAAATCGCCAGTGGTGGTAATTACCCCTTCGCCCATGGAATTCGAACCGACTCCTCAGGACTACGCTAGGCCCAAATTTGAACCGATTGGCAAGGAGATACGCCATGAAATCAAGACGGAGACTAGCTCCAAACAATCCAAGTTTATGCAGAACCAACACCAGAGTCAGCCAGTCTTTAAGACAAAACCAGTGGCGGCCAAATTTATTGCGGCaacccaacaacaacagcagaagcagccACAGGCCACAGCCCGTCCGACCATGTACTACAATGCTGTTGCTGGAGCTCCGATGCACGTGGCCAAGATGGCCACCGAAACCAAGAACGTGATGCAGATGCACGAGTCCACTGAGAGTTCACAGCGGGTGGTGAATATGCAACAGACCAAGAGGGTAATACACTTTGATAGTGCGCAGGAGCAGAGGGATCAGCAGATCCTGGAACCCATCCCCTACAGTCCCGCCACCAGTCGTACGCCCTCGAGGCAATCCCATCTGCCAccgccagccacgcccactaaaTTTGTGCCCGGAGAATTCCGGGAGAGTGATTACGAGAGTGAGGTTGATGGAGCACGCATCCAACCACTGTGGTCTCCTTACGGCGATGGTTTGACCAAAGGTTTCAGGCGGGTGGCGCCACCTCAAGGAGCTGGTCGATCGTGCAGTCTGCCCCGGACCTATGAAAGGGTCTTGTCTCCCATGGAATTCGATCGAGGTCCTGAGATGCCCAGCAAGATCCACGTGGATATAAACACTCTGAGGAAAGAGCAACGCGGGGGCAGTACAGTGACAACACAAAATCGTACGCAATCCTTGAACAGGAACACCACCATGAggaaacagcagcaacatcagcaacagcaacagcagcagcagtccaTGGATCAGATCGACAGGGCCGGAACTCTGCCCCGTTATGGTTATGGTTCCCTCCAGCAGCAAGCAGAGAATCAGGGTCGTCGCATGGGCTCCACCTTCCTCCAGAAGTCCCATCAGTTTGTCGACGATGTTAGCAGGGAGATCAGAAGCTCCGCTTCGAACGGCATCCGTCCGGGTTTCAAAAGGGCTCCCAGCGAAGGCAGCAGCCAGCAACCTCAGGCCTTTCGGGATGAATCGCGCGTTTCTCAATACG ATCAAGGCACTCAAACGGATAGCTTGCTAATAACCGAAGAGGAACCGGCGCACGAGGCCACGGATCAGCCCCTGGGTAATGGCGTCAATAAAACGCCTTTGCGCAAATCTGCGTCGTTCTCATCCACGTCGACCAGTTCGCCGGGCAGTTCCTTCATGGGTTCGGCCACATCGACCATGTCGCTGCGCTCCTCGACGCCAATGAGAAGCAATAATCACTCCCAGTCGAGTCGGGCTCTCCGGAGCGACACCATCAACACGTTCCAGAAGTGGGAGACCACGATCGAGTCCATCAGCTATGTGAGCACCAAGACCGTGTCCATTTCGGATTTTAGCCAGGAGCCGCAGCTACGTGAGCAAACAG TAAATTGA